Proteins encoded together in one Streptomyces sp. NBC_01216 window:
- a CDS encoding MFS transporter, which translates to MSTPKPTTPAQTANPKHGSDGKGIALFVIASCQLMVVLDITIVNIALPHIQSALDFSTTSLSWVVNAYTLTFGGLLLLGGRTGDILGRRRVFIFGVLLFGLASLFCGLAQNDWQLLASRALQGVGGAIASPTALSLITTTFDEGPERNRAFGVFAAVSAGGGAIGLVAGGILVEWLNWRWIFFVNVPIALLIAFLTPRHVKESERHPGHFDLAGALTSTLGMVALVYGFIRAAQEGWRDPYTIASFASAVVLLGLFILVERRSQQPITPLHMFADRNRSGTYAIMLCLAAAIFGMFFFLTLFVQTVLDFSPLQAGLAFLPVSGIIAVGAGITSNLLPRYGPKPFMVTGSIFAAAGLSWLTLTDIDSTYAGSILGPILVFGLGMGLMFVSLTIMALSNVPQQESGAASGLLNATQQVGGSLGLSILVTVFGTASRNEADQQVPAFLSQAGPLEKARFAQTGELPPPWSDQVLTSGVSAGFVTAAIFAVVGALIALFVIQVRPSDIERLKGGMGPPGVG; encoded by the coding sequence ATGAGTACACCCAAGCCGACGACACCGGCACAGACCGCCAACCCGAAGCACGGCAGTGACGGCAAGGGCATCGCCCTCTTCGTGATCGCGTCCTGCCAGCTGATGGTGGTCCTCGACATCACGATCGTGAACATCGCGCTCCCTCACATCCAGAGCGCGCTGGACTTCTCCACGACCAGCCTGTCCTGGGTCGTCAACGCCTACACCCTCACCTTCGGCGGCCTGCTGCTCCTGGGCGGGCGGACCGGCGACATCCTGGGCCGGCGGCGCGTGTTCATCTTCGGCGTGCTGCTCTTCGGACTGGCCTCCCTCTTCTGCGGACTCGCACAGAACGATTGGCAACTCCTGGCCTCCAGGGCCCTCCAGGGCGTCGGCGGCGCGATAGCCTCGCCGACCGCGCTGTCCCTGATCACCACGACGTTCGACGAAGGCCCGGAACGCAACCGGGCCTTCGGCGTCTTCGCGGCCGTCTCGGCCGGCGGCGGCGCGATCGGCCTGGTCGCCGGCGGCATACTCGTCGAATGGCTCAACTGGCGCTGGATCTTCTTCGTCAACGTGCCGATCGCCCTGCTCATCGCTTTCCTCACACCCCGCCATGTCAAGGAGTCCGAACGCCACCCCGGCCACTTCGACCTCGCCGGCGCACTGACCTCCACGCTCGGCATGGTGGCCCTGGTGTACGGATTCATCCGTGCCGCCCAGGAAGGCTGGCGCGACCCCTACACGATCGCCTCGTTCGCCTCCGCGGTCGTGCTCCTCGGCCTCTTCATCCTGGTCGAGCGGCGCTCCCAACAGCCGATCACGCCACTGCACATGTTCGCCGACCGCAACCGCTCGGGCACCTACGCGATCATGCTCTGCCTGGCGGCGGCGATCTTCGGGATGTTCTTCTTCCTGACGCTGTTCGTGCAGACTGTGCTCGACTTCAGCCCCTTGCAGGCCGGTCTCGCCTTCCTGCCGGTCAGCGGAATCATCGCGGTCGGCGCGGGCATCACCTCCAACCTGCTGCCCAGATACGGGCCGAAACCCTTCATGGTGACGGGCTCGATCTTCGCCGCGGCCGGTCTGTCCTGGCTGACCCTGACCGATATCGACTCCACCTACGCGGGCAGTATCCTCGGCCCGATCCTCGTCTTCGGACTCGGCATGGGCCTGATGTTCGTCTCACTGACCATCATGGCGCTGTCGAACGTCCCGCAGCAGGAGTCGGGCGCCGCGTCCGGACTGCTCAACGCCACCCAGCAGGTGGGCGGTTCACTGGGCCTGTCCATCCTGGTGACGGTCTTCGGCACGGCCAGCCGCAACGAGGCCGACCAGCAGGTCCCCGCCTTCCTCTCCCAGGCCGGGCCGCTGGAGAAGGCCCGGTTCGCCCAGACCGGCGAACTGCCGCCCCCCTGGAGCGACCAGGTGCTGACCTCTGGCGTCTCGGCGGGCTTCGTCACGGCGGCGATCTTCGCCGTGGTCGGCGCTCTCATCGCACTCTTCGTGATCCAGGTCCGCCCCTCGGACATCGAACGCCTCAAGGGCGGCATGGGACCACCGGGCGTGGGCTGA
- a CDS encoding RidA family protein, giving the protein MSPLHRHNPAELSPPTGFSHAVTATGSRLVFLAGQTSLDRDGKVVGETLPEQFETALANLLTALRHAGGSPADLARVTVYATDVEDYRRHAHELGRVWRRLAGRDYPAMAVIGVVRLWDDQAHVELDGFAVLP; this is encoded by the coding sequence ATGAGCCCCCTGCACCGGCACAACCCCGCCGAACTCTCCCCACCCACCGGTTTCTCCCACGCCGTCACCGCCACCGGCTCCCGCCTGGTCTTCCTCGCCGGCCAGACCAGCCTCGACCGCGACGGCAAGGTGGTGGGGGAGACCCTGCCCGAGCAGTTCGAGACCGCGCTGGCCAATCTCCTCACCGCCCTGCGCCACGCCGGCGGCTCACCCGCCGACCTGGCCCGGGTCACCGTCTACGCCACCGACGTCGAGGACTACCGGCGCCACGCCCACGAACTCGGCCGGGTCTGGCGACGCCTGGCGGGCCGGGACTATCCGGCCATGGCCGTGATCGGCGTCGTGCGGCTCTGGGACGACCAGGCCCACGTCGAACTGGACGGCTTCGCCGTCCTACCGTGA
- a CDS encoding acyl-CoA dehydrogenase family protein, whose product MSAFSLDPAQTARCEELRTLAAERLRPLAEKGAPGRVNRPLVTALGELGLLARLFDSGALDLCLMRESLAHSCTEAETALALQGLGSHPVAAYGTPAQRERWLPEVVTGRAVAAFALSEPDAGSDAAALSLDARPDGAGGWHLHGEKRWISNAPEADFATVFARTTPGAAARGVTAFLVPTDRPGLTGEPLDMLAPHAIGSLTFDGVPVGPADVLGEPDHGFRVAMTTLNLFRPSVGAFAVGMAQAALDATLAHTAARPAFGGVLRDLQAVSHQVAEMATRTEAARLLVYAAAAAHDAGASDVPRRAAMAKMFATETAQYVVDAAVQLHGARALQRGHLLEHLYREVRAPRIYEGATEVQRTIIAKELYG is encoded by the coding sequence ATGTCCGCATTCTCACTCGATCCAGCTCAGACCGCTCGCTGCGAGGAGCTCCGGACCCTCGCGGCCGAGCGCCTGCGGCCCCTCGCCGAGAAGGGCGCACCGGGACGGGTCAACCGCCCCCTCGTCACCGCCCTGGGCGAACTCGGCCTGCTCGCCCGCCTCTTCGACTCCGGCGCCCTCGACCTCTGCCTGATGCGCGAGTCCCTCGCCCACTCCTGCACCGAGGCCGAGACCGCCCTCGCCCTCCAGGGCCTCGGCTCCCACCCCGTCGCCGCCTACGGAACGCCCGCGCAGCGCGAACGCTGGCTGCCCGAGGTCGTCACGGGCCGCGCCGTCGCCGCCTTCGCGCTCAGCGAGCCCGACGCGGGCTCCGACGCCGCGGCCCTGTCCCTGGACGCCCGCCCCGACGGCGCCGGCGGCTGGCACCTGCACGGCGAGAAACGCTGGATCTCCAACGCCCCCGAGGCCGACTTCGCCACCGTCTTCGCCCGCACCACCCCGGGCGCCGCCGCCCGCGGCGTCACCGCCTTCCTCGTCCCCACCGACCGGCCCGGCCTCACCGGCGAGCCCCTCGACATGCTCGCCCCGCACGCGATCGGCTCCCTCACCTTCGACGGGGTGCCCGTCGGCCCGGCCGACGTCCTCGGCGAGCCCGACCACGGATTCCGGGTCGCGATGACCACCCTCAACCTCTTCCGCCCCAGCGTCGGCGCCTTCGCCGTCGGCATGGCCCAGGCGGCCCTCGACGCGACCCTCGCGCACACCGCCGCCCGCCCCGCCTTCGGCGGCGTCCTGCGCGACCTCCAGGCCGTCTCCCACCAGGTCGCCGAGATGGCCACCCGCACCGAGGCCGCCCGCCTGCTCGTGTACGCGGCTGCGGCGGCCCACGACGCGGGCGCCTCCGACGTGCCCCGGCGCGCCGCCATGGCGAAGATGTTCGCGACCGAGACCGCGCAGTACGTCGTCGACGCGGCCGTCCAGCTCCACGGTGCACGCGCCCTGCAACGCGGCCATCTGCTCGAACATCTCTACCGCGAGGTGCGTGCACCCCGCATCTACGAAGGCGCCACCGAGGTCCAGCGGACGATCATCGCGAAGGAGCTGTACGGATGA
- a CDS encoding AMP-binding protein, with protein MQLTPSAHHDTFARDHLPPAAQWPHLLFDLPGLRYPDRLNCGAELLDRTIERCGAHRPAFLDGDGGVWTYGELRERVDRIAHTLTSGLGVRPGNRVLLRGPTTPWLAACWLAVMKAGAVAVTVLAQQRAGELAVMCEMARCSHALCDVRTVEDLVEAGVPGLRITTFGGDAPDDLLSLAADRPGVYEAVRTAADDVALIAFTSGTTGRPKGCMHFHRDVLAIADTFSAHVLRPDPDDLFAGSPPLGFTFGLGGLVVFPLRAGASALLLEQARPGQLLAAIGKHRVSVLFTAPTAYRVMMEEMDRHAGHDVSSLRRCVSAGENLPAATWDAWHARTGLKLINGIGATELLHIFISAADGAVRPGTTGRPVPGWQARVVDRLGADVPDGHEGLLAVRGPVGCRYLADPRQGEYVLDGWNVTGDTYVREDDGYFRYVARADDMIVSAGFNVAGPQVEEALLAHPDVVEAAVVGRPDELRGQIVVAYAVVRDGVPRDADTAAALRAFVRSRLVPFKSPREIVFLDALPRTATGKLQRFRLREAAGEAP; from the coding sequence ATGCAGCTGACGCCCTCGGCCCACCACGACACCTTCGCGCGCGACCATCTGCCGCCCGCCGCGCAGTGGCCGCACCTGCTCTTCGATCTGCCCGGACTGCGCTACCCGGACCGTCTCAACTGCGGGGCGGAACTCCTCGACCGCACCATCGAACGGTGCGGCGCGCATCGGCCGGCGTTCCTGGACGGCGACGGAGGCGTCTGGACCTACGGCGAACTGCGCGAACGCGTCGACCGGATCGCGCACACCCTCACCTCCGGCCTCGGCGTCCGGCCCGGAAACCGGGTCCTGCTGCGCGGCCCCACCACCCCCTGGCTTGCCGCCTGCTGGCTGGCGGTCATGAAGGCGGGCGCGGTCGCCGTCACCGTGCTGGCCCAGCAGCGGGCCGGGGAACTGGCCGTCATGTGCGAGATGGCCCGGTGCAGCCACGCGCTCTGCGACGTCAGGACCGTCGAGGATCTCGTCGAGGCCGGGGTACCGGGGCTGCGGATCACCACGTTCGGCGGGGACGCCCCGGACGACCTGCTCTCCCTCGCGGCGGACCGGCCCGGCGTCTACGAGGCCGTCCGGACGGCCGCCGACGACGTGGCGCTGATCGCGTTCACCTCCGGCACCACCGGCCGCCCCAAAGGGTGCATGCACTTCCACCGCGACGTGCTCGCGATCGCCGACACCTTCTCGGCGCACGTCCTCAGGCCCGACCCGGACGACCTCTTCGCCGGCTCGCCGCCCCTCGGGTTCACCTTCGGACTCGGCGGGCTGGTCGTCTTCCCGCTGCGCGCGGGGGCGAGCGCCCTGCTTCTCGAACAGGCGAGACCCGGTCAGCTCCTCGCGGCGATCGGAAAGCACCGGGTGTCGGTGCTCTTCACGGCCCCGACCGCGTACCGGGTGATGATGGAGGAGATGGACCGGCACGCCGGGCACGACGTCTCGTCGCTGCGCCGCTGCGTCTCGGCGGGTGAGAACCTCCCCGCCGCGACCTGGGACGCCTGGCACGCGCGCACCGGCCTGAAGCTGATCAACGGCATCGGCGCCACCGAACTGCTCCACATCTTCATCTCGGCCGCGGACGGGGCCGTCCGCCCGGGGACCACCGGCCGGCCGGTACCCGGCTGGCAGGCCCGGGTGGTGGACCGCCTCGGTGCCGACGTCCCGGACGGCCACGAGGGGCTGCTCGCCGTCCGCGGCCCGGTCGGCTGCCGCTATCTGGCCGATCCCCGCCAGGGCGAGTACGTCCTCGACGGCTGGAACGTCACGGGCGACACGTACGTGCGCGAGGACGACGGCTACTTCCGCTACGTGGCCCGCGCCGACGACATGATCGTCTCGGCCGGTTTCAACGTGGCGGGCCCCCAGGTGGAGGAGGCGCTGCTGGCCCATCCGGACGTGGTGGAGGCGGCGGTGGTCGGACGTCCGGACGAGCTGCGCGGGCAGATCGTGGTCGCCTACGCCGTGGTCCGCGACGGAGTGCCGCGCGACGCGGACACCGCGGCGGCGCTGCGGGCCTTCGTCCGGTCGCGCCTGGTCCCGTTCAAGAGCCCCCGGGAGATCGTCTTCCTCGACGCGCTGCCCCGGACGGCCACGGGGAAGCTCCAGCGCTTCCGGCTGCGCGAGGCCGCGGGGGAAGCCCCCTGA
- a CDS encoding PaaX family transcriptional regulator produces the protein MAEQHTPRSLIVSLYGAYGRGRTRDEAPMPVAELIRLLAVLGVDAPSVRSSVSRLKRRGLLLPRRTPGGAAGYALSDDARQLLDDGDRRIYTRAEPKLSDGWVLAVFSVPEAERHKRHLLRSRLTRLGFGSAAPGVWIAPARLHEETRHTLERLELSPYVDLFRGDHLGYAPTAEAVSRWWDLPAIAKLHEEFLAAHEPVLRAWTTSAGTAEDAYRDYLFALDSWRRLPYADPVLPSELLPRDWPGSRSAEVFAQLHTRLRDAGAAFVRPDGPEPPAGP, from the coding sequence GTGGCCGAGCAGCACACTCCCCGTTCCCTGATCGTCTCGCTGTACGGCGCGTACGGCCGCGGGCGTACGCGCGACGAGGCGCCGATGCCGGTGGCCGAGCTGATCCGGCTGCTCGCCGTGCTGGGCGTGGACGCCCCGTCAGTGCGGTCCTCGGTGTCCCGGCTGAAGCGGCGGGGGCTGCTGCTGCCCCGGCGGACGCCGGGAGGCGCCGCCGGGTACGCCCTCTCGGACGACGCCCGTCAGCTGCTGGACGACGGCGACCGACGGATCTACACCCGCGCGGAGCCGAAGCTGTCCGACGGCTGGGTGCTCGCCGTCTTCTCCGTGCCCGAGGCGGAACGCCACAAGCGTCACCTGCTGCGCTCCCGACTGACGCGGCTGGGATTCGGGTCGGCCGCTCCGGGTGTGTGGATCGCGCCGGCACGGCTGCACGAGGAGACCCGGCACACCCTGGAGCGGCTGGAGCTGTCGCCGTACGTGGACCTCTTCCGCGGCGACCACCTGGGGTACGCGCCGACCGCGGAGGCGGTGTCCCGGTGGTGGGACCTGCCGGCGATCGCGAAGCTGCACGAGGAGTTCCTGGCCGCCCACGAGCCGGTGCTCCGCGCCTGGACCACCTCCGCGGGCACGGCCGAGGACGCCTATCGGGACTACCTGTTCGCCCTGGACTCCTGGCGGCGCCTCCCGTACGCCGACCCGGTCCTGCCGTCCGAGCTGCTGCCGCGGGACTGGCCGGGAAGCCGCTCGGCGGAGGTCTTCGCGCAGCTGCACACCCGACTGCGGGACGCCGGGGCGGCGTTCGTGCGACCCGACGGACCGGAACCTCCCGCCGGGCCGTGA
- a CDS encoding bifunctional salicylyl-CoA 5-hydroxylase/oxidoreductase — protein sequence MAPARNGSPSDPAPRPTPGRTGAAAPADTPATPAPLRVAVVGGGPGGLYAAALLKRLEPAREVTVWERNAPQDTFGFGVVLSDETLGGIEHADPAVYRALREEFVRWDDIDIAHRGHLLTSSGHGFAALGRRRLLEILHDRCAELGVRLRFRTEAPPAVELATTHDLVIAADGVHSATREAHADVFRPRVTTHRCRYIWLAADFAFDAFRFEIAETEYGVMQLHGYPYEAGSSTVIVEMREEVWRAAGFDELDEEESTARCAKVFAETLGGRALRSNRSAWTAFRTVVNERWSHDGVVLLGDAAHTAHFSIGSGTKLAVEDALALAACVEERPTLAEALLAYETERRPVVESTQRAAAASLRWFEEIAGHLDQPPSRFAFNLLTRSRRVTHDNLRLRDPVFTTTVERDFGCPPGTPPMFTPFRLRGLTLRNRVVVSPMDQYLAEDGVPGDFHLVHLGARALGGAGLVMTEMVCVSPQGRITPGCTGLYTDAQATAWSRITAFVHERAPGTAIGVQLGHSGRKGSTRRMWDGIDEPLPEGNWPLAAASPLPYRPGVNQVPHALDQAGMKAVRDDFAAAARRAADAGFDLLELHCAHGYLLSGFLSPLTNLRSDAYGGSLANRLRFPLEVFDAVREAWPEDRPATVRISATDWADGGTTEEDAVEIARAFAAHGADALDVSTGQVVPDERPEYGRSYQTPYADRLRNTLGVPVIAVGAISSWDDVNSLLLAGRADLCALARPHLYDPHWTLHAAAEQDYRGPAAPWPAPYRAGSRPPPTGRTDAPKPRLTLRSRP from the coding sequence ATGGCCCCCGCACGGAACGGCTCCCCGAGCGACCCCGCCCCCCGCCCCACGCCCGGACGGACCGGCGCGGCGGCACCGGCGGACACTCCCGCGACCCCCGCACCCCTGCGTGTCGCCGTCGTCGGCGGCGGCCCCGGCGGGCTCTACGCCGCCGCCCTCCTCAAGCGGCTCGAACCCGCCCGGGAGGTGACCGTCTGGGAACGCAACGCGCCCCAGGACACCTTCGGCTTCGGCGTCGTCCTCTCCGACGAGACCCTCGGCGGCATCGAGCACGCGGACCCCGCGGTGTACCGCGCGCTGCGAGAGGAGTTCGTCCGCTGGGACGACATCGACATCGCCCACCGCGGCCACCTCCTCACCTCCTCCGGCCACGGCTTCGCCGCTCTCGGCCGACGCCGCCTCCTGGAGATCCTGCACGACCGCTGCGCCGAGCTCGGCGTACGGCTCAGGTTCCGTACCGAGGCCCCGCCGGCCGTCGAACTGGCCACCACCCACGACCTCGTGATCGCCGCCGACGGTGTCCACAGCGCGACCCGCGAGGCCCACGCCGACGTCTTCCGGCCCCGCGTCACCACCCACCGCTGCCGCTACATCTGGCTCGCCGCCGACTTCGCCTTCGACGCCTTCCGCTTCGAGATCGCCGAGACCGAGTACGGCGTCATGCAACTGCACGGCTACCCCTACGAAGCGGGTTCCTCCACCGTCATCGTCGAGATGCGCGAAGAGGTCTGGCGTGCCGCCGGCTTCGACGAGCTGGACGAGGAGGAGTCCACCGCCCGCTGCGCCAAGGTCTTCGCCGAGACCCTCGGCGGCCGGGCGCTGCGCTCCAACAGGTCCGCCTGGACCGCGTTCCGCACCGTTGTCAACGAACGCTGGTCGCACGACGGCGTCGTCCTGCTCGGCGACGCGGCCCACACCGCCCACTTCTCCATCGGCTCGGGCACCAAACTCGCCGTCGAGGACGCCCTCGCCCTCGCCGCCTGCGTCGAGGAGCGGCCCACCCTGGCCGAGGCCCTGCTCGCCTACGAGACCGAACGTCGCCCCGTCGTCGAGTCCACCCAGCGCGCGGCGGCGGCGAGCCTGCGCTGGTTCGAGGAGATCGCCGGCCATCTCGACCAGCCGCCAAGCCGGTTCGCCTTCAACCTGCTGACGCGCAGCCGCCGGGTCACCCACGACAACCTGCGCCTGCGGGACCCCGTCTTCACGACCACCGTCGAACGCGACTTCGGCTGCCCGCCCGGGACACCGCCGATGTTCACGCCCTTCCGGCTGCGCGGACTCACCCTGCGCAACCGGGTGGTCGTCTCCCCGATGGACCAGTACCTCGCCGAGGACGGCGTGCCCGGCGACTTCCACCTCGTCCACCTGGGGGCCAGGGCCCTGGGCGGCGCCGGACTCGTCATGACCGAGATGGTGTGCGTGAGCCCCCAGGGCCGGATCACCCCGGGATGTACCGGCCTGTACACCGACGCGCAGGCGACCGCCTGGAGCCGGATCACCGCCTTCGTCCACGAGCGGGCCCCCGGGACCGCGATCGGCGTCCAGCTCGGCCACTCCGGGCGCAAGGGCTCCACCCGCCGCATGTGGGACGGCATCGACGAGCCGCTCCCCGAAGGCAACTGGCCGCTGGCCGCCGCCTCACCACTGCCCTACCGCCCCGGCGTCAACCAGGTCCCGCACGCCCTCGACCAGGCCGGCATGAAGGCCGTCCGGGACGACTTCGCGGCGGCGGCCCGGCGTGCCGCCGACGCGGGATTCGACCTGCTCGAGCTGCACTGCGCGCACGGCTACCTGCTGTCGGGTTTCCTCTCCCCGCTCACCAACCTGCGCTCCGACGCCTACGGCGGCTCGCTCGCCAACCGTCTGCGCTTCCCTCTTGAGGTCTTCGACGCGGTACGCGAGGCATGGCCCGAGGACCGTCCGGCGACGGTCCGGATCTCCGCCACCGACTGGGCCGACGGCGGCACGACGGAGGAGGACGCGGTGGAGATCGCCCGAGCCTTCGCCGCGCACGGAGCCGACGCGCTGGACGTCTCCACCGGTCAGGTCGTTCCCGACGAGCGGCCCGAGTACGGCCGCTCGTACCAGACGCCGTACGCCGACCGGCTCCGCAACACCCTCGGCGTCCCGGTCATCGCGGTCGGCGCCATCTCCTCCTGGGACGACGTCAACTCCCTGCTCCTCGCGGGCCGCGCCGACCTCTGCGCCCTCGCCCGCCCCCACCTGTACGACCCGCACTGGACCCTGCACGCGGCGGCCGAGCAGGACTACCGGGGCCCGGCGGCGCCCTGGCCCGCCCCGTACCGCGCGGGCAGCCGGCCGCCCCCGACCGGCCGTACGGACGCGCCCAAGCCCCGGCTCACGCTCCGTTCCCGGCCCTGA
- a CDS encoding enoyl-CoA hydratase family protein, which translates to MSPFSGSAPRTAQWRHLRVDIDDGVATLTLARPEKLNALTFGAYADLRDLLAELSRERAVRALVLGGEGRGFCSGGDVDEIIGATLAMDTAQLLDFNRMTGQVVRAIRECPFPVIAAVHGVAAGAGAVLALAADFRIADPSARFAFLFTRVGLSGGDMGAAYLLPRVVGLGHATRLLMLGEPVRAAEAERIGLISELTEEGGAGARAGRLARRLADGPALALAQTKALLTAELDMPLAASVELDAATQALLMNGEDYAEFHAAFTEKRDPKWRGR; encoded by the coding sequence ATGAGCCCCTTTTCCGGCTCCGCGCCCCGCACCGCTCAATGGCGACATCTGCGCGTGGACATCGACGACGGCGTCGCCACCCTCACCCTGGCCCGCCCGGAGAAGCTCAACGCCCTCACCTTCGGCGCCTACGCCGACCTGCGCGACCTGCTGGCCGAACTCTCCCGGGAACGAGCCGTCCGCGCCCTCGTCCTCGGCGGCGAGGGCCGGGGCTTCTGCTCCGGTGGCGACGTCGACGAGATCATCGGCGCGACCCTCGCCATGGACACGGCGCAGCTGCTCGACTTCAACCGGATGACCGGCCAGGTCGTCCGCGCGATCCGCGAATGTCCCTTCCCCGTCATCGCCGCCGTCCACGGCGTCGCGGCCGGCGCCGGGGCGGTCCTCGCGCTCGCCGCGGACTTCCGCATCGCCGATCCGAGCGCCCGCTTCGCCTTCCTCTTCACCCGCGTCGGGCTCTCCGGCGGCGACATGGGCGCGGCCTACCTGCTGCCCCGGGTCGTCGGCCTCGGGCACGCGACCCGGCTCCTCATGCTCGGCGAACCGGTACGCGCCGCCGAGGCCGAACGCATCGGCCTGATCAGCGAGCTCACCGAGGAAGGCGGCGCCGGTGCCCGCGCGGGCCGGCTCGCCCGCCGTCTCGCCGACGGCCCCGCCCTCGCCCTCGCCCAGACGAAGGCCCTGCTCACGGCCGAGCTGGACATGCCGCTCGCGGCCTCCGTCGAACTGGACGCCGCCACCCAGGCCCTGCTGATGAACGGCGAGGACTACGCGGAGTTCCACGCCGCCTTCACCGAGAAGCGCGACCCCAAGTGGCGGGGCCGCTAG
- the argF gene encoding ornithine carbamoyltransferase yields MATDLIGRPFLKELDFTAEEFRGLVELAAELKAAKKAGAEVQRLRGRNIALIFEKTSTRTRCAFEVAAADQGAFTTYLDPAASQMGHKESVKDTARVLGRMFDAIEYRGDSQAAVEELAAFAGVPVYNGLTDDWHPTQMLADVLTMTEHSAGPLDGTAFAYLGDARFNMGNSYLITGALLGMDVRLVAPRDYWPAEGFVSRARRLAASSGARITLTEDVAEGVRGVDFVATDVWVSMGEPKEVWDERIAALSPYAVTMDVLRATGNPDVRFLHCLPAFHDLGTAVARDIHTRHGLTELEVSDEVFESAHSVVFDEAENRMHTIKAVLVATLAGGAA; encoded by the coding sequence ATGGCCACTGACCTCATCGGCCGCCCCTTCCTCAAGGAGCTGGACTTCACCGCCGAGGAGTTCCGCGGTCTGGTCGAGCTGGCCGCCGAGCTGAAGGCCGCGAAGAAGGCGGGCGCCGAGGTGCAGCGGCTGCGGGGCCGGAACATCGCCCTGATCTTCGAGAAGACCTCGACCCGGACCCGTTGTGCCTTCGAGGTCGCCGCCGCCGACCAGGGCGCCTTCACCACCTACCTGGACCCGGCGGCCTCGCAGATGGGGCACAAGGAGTCCGTCAAGGACACCGCGCGCGTGCTGGGCCGGATGTTCGACGCCATCGAGTACCGCGGGGACAGCCAGGCCGCCGTCGAGGAACTCGCCGCGTTCGCCGGGGTTCCCGTCTACAACGGCCTCACCGACGACTGGCACCCCACCCAGATGCTCGCCGACGTGCTGACCATGACCGAACACTCGGCCGGGCCGCTCGACGGCACGGCCTTCGCCTACCTCGGCGACGCCCGCTTCAACATGGGTAACTCGTACCTGATCACCGGCGCCCTGCTCGGCATGGACGTCCGTCTCGTCGCCCCGCGGGACTACTGGCCGGCCGAGGGGTTCGTCTCCCGGGCGCGCCGGCTCGCCGCCTCCAGCGGTGCGAGGATCACCCTCACCGAGGACGTCGCCGAAGGGGTGCGTGGCGTGGACTTCGTCGCCACCGATGTCTGGGTCTCCATGGGGGAGCCCAAGGAGGTCTGGGACGAGCGCATCGCGGCCCTCTCCCCCTACGCCGTGACGATGGACGTGCTGCGCGCCACCGGCAACCCGGACGTGAGGTTCCTGCACTGCCTGCCCGCCTTCCACGACCTCGGCACCGCCGTCGCCCGCGACATCCACACCCGTCACGGCCTGACCGAGCTCGAGGTGTCCGACGAGGTCTTCGAGTCGGCCCACTCCGTCGTCTTCGACGAGGCGGAGAACCGGATGCACACCATCAAGGCCGTCCTGGTCGCCACCCTGGCCGGTGGCGCGGCGTAG